The genomic DNA CACGGTCACAGAGGCGCCGGCGGCAGCCAGTGCCGAGGCCGGCTCGTAGGCGCTGTCGTTGTTGGTCGCGACGACCACCTGTCGGCCCACGAGCACACCATGCCGGCGCAGATAGGCGAGCGCGGCATCGGCGGAGAATATGCCGGGAAGATCGTTGTTGGCGAACGGAACGGGCCGTTCGATCGCGCCCGTCGCCAGCACGATGCGGCGCGGCCGCACCCGCCACAACGTATCGGGCCGGCCGTCGCTGTGCCGCTGGTTGAGCGCCACCAGATTGTGATCGTAAAGGCCGAAGGCGGTCGTTTCCATCAGCACGAGCTGGCCGCCGCTCTTCAACTTGGCCACGACTGCCTCGGCCCACTCCGCACCCTCTACACCGTCGACCTCGCCCGCGCGGTGGCGCAGCGACCCGCCGGGGTGCGTCCTGTCGTCGACAAGGACGACCGAGTGCCCGGCCGCCGCTGCGCCGGCCGCCGCGGCGAGGCCCGCCGGTCCGGCCCCTACCACCAGGACGTCGCAATCGTGGTTGACCTGGTCCGCGACCGGGCGCGGCTTCCAGTCAGGGTCGACGACACCAAGTCCGGCCATGGCGCGGATGCGCGGCTCGAACAGGTGCCAGTCCGGCCACATGAAGGTCTTGTAGTAGAAGGCGGCGGGCAGGAAGCGGGCGAAGCGGTCGAGCACCGCGTTGCGGTCGGCCAGCGCCGTCGGCAAAGCGTTGACGCTCTTGACTATGATGCCGTCGCTCGCAGGCACGGTCGTTGCCCGCGCATTCGGCACGCGACCGTCGGCGCCTTCGATATCGACCAGCGCGTTGGGCTCCTCCACACCGGAGCCCCAGATGCCGCGCGGCCGGTGATATTTGAAGCTGCGGCCGACAATGGCCTGGCCGCTCGCGAGCAAGGCAGAGGCGATCGTATCGCCAGCAAAACCCTCGACGCGCCTGCCGTCGAAGGTGAAGGCCAGCGGGCGGGCGCGATCGATGTCGCTGCCGCCATTGGCGAGACGGAACGCACTCATGCGCCGTGCTCCGCTTCGCCGAGCGCGCAAGAGCCCGACACCTTGTGATTGACGCTGTCGCGGCTCATCGCGAAGAACTCGCCGCAGGTCAGGTGCATCCAGATCTCGCGGGTTGGACCCTTCGGATTGTCGCGCATGTGGAGATAGCCGGCCCAGCGCTCGGCCGTCACATCGCCGCCATCGGGCCTCAAATTGCCGGCCTCGCCGCCGAAGTGAAATTCGCTTTCTTCGCGCGGCCCGCAGAACGGGCAGGGAAAGAGCTGCATCTTTTTCTACACCTTCAATGGGCAATGCCGGAGCCGGCCGCCTCGTCGATCAGCCGGCCGCGAGCGAAGCGGTCGAGATCGAAAGGCCGGCTGATGTCGTGGTGCGTGCCGGTGGCGAGCAGATGGGCAAGCAGCGTGCCGCCGGCGGGGATAGCCTTGAAGCCGCCCGTGCCCCAGCCGCAATTGAGGAAGAGGCCGGGCAGCGGCGATTCACCGATGATGGGCGAGGAATCCGGGACGACATCGACGATGCCGGCCCATTGCCGCATCATCTTCAACTGGCCGAAGATCGGATACATGTCGAGCATGCCGGCGATCACGCCCTCCAGCACCGGCAGATTGCCGCGCTGGGCATAGGACGGGA from Mesorhizobium sp. M1E.F.Ca.ET.045.02.1.1 includes the following:
- a CDS encoding sarcosine oxidase subunit delta — its product is MQLFPCPFCGPREESEFHFGGEAGNLRPDGGDVTAERWAGYLHMRDNPKGPTREIWMHLTCGEFFAMSRDSVNHKVSGSCALGEAEHGA